The nucleotide window AACGGGAGCCGCGCCATCGTCCCCCGGCAGTCGCAGTACGTTCTCGGCGGGCTCGATCCCGACGAATCGGAGGCGTTCGAGTATCCCGTGCTCGTCAACAGCACCGCCGAACCCGGCGCGCGCCAGGTCTCGTTCGTTGTCCAGTATTACGACGCGGACGGCAACCCGCTCCAGAGCAAGCCGCTCAACGCACGGGTTGACATCGATGCCGAAAGCGATGACTTCGCGGTGGTCTCCTCCTCGTCCGACGTGCAGGTCGGCGACGAGGGGCCCGTGAGCGTCACGCTCGAAAACCAGGGCGAGAACGTCTCCGAGGCGACCGTCTCGCTGCAGTCGCTGACCGGCGATATCCTGTTCGGACGGACGGCCAACGCCACGCAGTTCATCGGCGAGTGGCCCGCCGGTGCCCAGCGTACGGTCACGGTCAACGCGACCGCGAGCAATCAGTCCGAAACTCGAAGCTACCCGCTGCAGACGTCGATCTCGTACAAGGACAGCGACGGCGATCCGGGACGGTCGGGACCGTTCACGGTTGGGATCACGCCACAGTCCGAGCAGTCGTTCGCCCTCGGAAACACGTCCAGCACGCTCAACGTCGGTGACGAGGGCAACGTCACGGGAACCATCACGAACCGTGGCCCGCAGGACGCGGGGAACGCGGTCATCAAGCTGATCTCCCAGAGTCAGAACGTCAAACCGCAGTCGACGGAGGTCGCGCTCGGCAGCCTGCCGGCGAACGGATCGACGGCGTTCTCGGTCCCTGTCGAGGTGACCGACAGCGCCGAACCCGGCGGGCAGCAGTTCTCGTTCGTCGTCGAGTACGACAACCGAAACGGCGACACGCGCCGGAGCGGCACGCTCGACACGCAGGTCGACATCGGGCCACAGCGTGACGCGTTCGTTGTCGAGCGGGCGAACGCGAGCCTCGACGTCGGCGGCTCCGACACGGTGACGCTCAACGTGACCAACAACCGTGAGAGCACGGTCAGCAACGTCAACGCGAAGGCGTTCGTCGACGACCCGCTGTCGATATCGAGCGACGAGGCGTACATCTCTCGGCTGGAACCGAACGAAACCCAGCAGATCGCCTTCGACGCGAGCGCCGGTGGCGACGCGAGCGCTGGCGAATATCCGCTGTCGGTCGACTTCCAGTACGACTCGGGCGGCGAATCGAAGCTCTCGAACACCTACGAAGTGCCGGTCGAGCTCGTCGAAGTCGAGGACGGCGGCATCCTCTCGTCGCTGTCGATCATGTGGGCGCTCGGCGCGCTGCTCGTCGTGTTCGGCATCGGCTGGGTCTGGTCACGACGGTCGTAGATGGTCGACTATCAGCGCTACATCGACTGGATCGACGAGTGGATCACCGAACGGCCGCGGACGGTGGTGATCGCGTTCGTCCTGCTCACGCTCGTCTTCGCCGGCGGGCTGGCGAACATCTCGACGGACGCCGGGACGAGCCAGTTCACCGAGGACAGCCCCGCACAGGCCGCCCTCGACGATATCGATCAGGAGTTCTCGCCGTCCTTTTCGAAGGGTAACGGGAGCACGCAGCTCATCCAGTCGGGATCGAACGTGCTCGCGAAGGACGAACTGCTGGCGATGCTCGAAGCCCAGCAGCGCCTCGAAGACCACGAGAGCCAGCGGGTAGTGTCGGCGTCGAGCGCCGCGGGCATCGTCGCCCAGACGATCGATCCGAACGCGACGACCGTCGACGCACAGATCCGGACGCTCGACGGCGCGACACAGTCCGAGATCGAGAGTGCGATCCGGACGGCCGCTGCCGGGCCCGGCTTCACGGGACTGGTGAGCAACGACTTCGACCGGCAGTCGGTATCGGCCTCGGCGACGATCGGCACCGTCCAGCACGACGTCCTAGGTGGAGTCTCCTCGTCGTCGGCCGGAACAGGAGGGTCGAGTCCGCTCATGGACATCCAGACGCGTGGACAGGAGATCGTCGGCTCCGTCGATAGCGACATCCGTGTGTTCGGAAGCGGCATCATCTCCGACGAGTTCACGAACATTATCTTCGACTCGCTCGTCATCGTCGTTCCCGCGGCGTCGCTGTTGATCCTCTTCTTCCTGGTCTTCGCCTATCGCGACCCGATCGATCTGCTGCTCGGCGTGCTCGCGCTCGTGATGGCGATCATCTGGACGTTCGGGTTCACTGGTCTCGCGGGGCTGCCGTTCTCGCAGATGCTCATCGCCGTGCCGCCGCTGTTGCTCGCGGTCGGCATCGACTTCGGCATCCACGCGATCAACCGCTATCGCGAGGAGCGCGTCCAGGACGTCGGCATCAGCCAGTCGATGCGGACCGCGACCGACCAGCTGCTGGTGGCGTTCTTCATCGTCACCGGTACCACTGTCGTGGGCTTTGCCGCCAACGGCATCAGCGGTCTCGGGCCGATCCGGCAGTTCGGTCTCATCGCCGCCGTCGGCATCGTCTTCACGTTCCTGATCTTCGGGATCTTCCTGCCGGCGGCGAAGGTCTGGGGCGACCAGCTCCGCATCGAGTACGGCATTCCGGAGTTCGGCCTCTCGCCGCTCGGCGAGGAGGGGTCGATCCTCGGTCGGATTCTGCTGGTGGGTGTTGGCGCGGCGCGGCGTGCGCCTTACGTGATCCTCGCACTCACGGTCGTTCTGACGGTCGTCTCGGGGGCGTACGCGACCGGTGTCGACACCTCGTTCTCCCAGGACGACTTCCTGCCGCCCGAGGAGCTGCCGGGCTACGTCGAGGACCTGCCCGAACCGTTCGCGCCTGGCACCTACACCGTCACCGACACGACGAACTTCCTGGAGGATCGCTTCTCGACGACCCAGGGGAGTTCGGTGACGATCTTCGTCGAGGGACCGTTACGCGCCGACTCCGCACTCGAATCCATCCAGCGCGCGAACGACGACCCGCCGGATGCGTTCGTCGCGAGCAACCGGACGGCCGACGCCGATAGCATCGTCGGCGTCATCGATGACTACGCCGCACAGTCGCCAGAGTTCGCCCAGTTGGTCGCGCGCAACGACGTCGACGACGACGGCGTGCCCGATGACAACCTCGGCGAGATCTACGACGCGCTGCTCGACTCGCCGTTCCGCGCGCAGGCGCTTCAGTATATCACCGAGGACTACCGCAGCGCCCAGGTGGTGTATTCGACCGAGAGCGACGCCTCGAACGACGAGATCGCGAGCGACGCACGGGCGCTCGCCGACCGGTATCGGTTCTCGGCGACCGCCACGGGCCAGACGCTCGTGCTCGAAGCCGTTTCGGGCACCATTCTGACCTCGGCGATCCGGAGTCTCGTCGCCGCGCTGATCGTCACGGCGATCTTCCTCGTGCTCGTCTACTACGTCATCGAGGGACGGCCCTCGCTCGGCCTAGTGAATCTCGCGCCGATCGTCGTCTCGGTCGCGCTGCTCGCGGGCTCGATGCGACTGCTCGGTATCCCGTTCAACGCACTCACGGCGACGATCCTCTCGATCGCCATCGGGCTCGGCGTCGACTACTCGGCGCACTTCGTCCATCGGTTCATCGACGAGTACCACGAGTTCGACGAGCAGCTGTTCCCCGCTCTGGAGGAGACCGTGCGGGGGACCGGCGGCGCGCTCACCGGGAGCATGCTCACGACGACGACCGGTATCGGTGTGCTCGCGCTCGCGATCACGCCGATCCTCGGCCAGTTCGGGCTGGTCGTCGCACTCTCGATCTTCTTCGCCTACCTCACGGCGATGCTCGTCACGCCGTCGGTGTTCGTCGCGTGGGAGGCGCTCACGTGAGCGAGCACGACGAGGCGGTCGCGGCGCTCAAGCGACTCGGACTGTCGAGCTACGAGGCGCAGGTGTTCATCGCGCTCCAGCGCCTCGACACCGCCACCGTCCGCGAGGTCGATCGGACGACCGAGGTGCCGCGCTCGCAGATCTACGGCGCGGCCGAGGACCTCGCCGAGCGCGGTCTGGTCGACATTCAACAGTCGACCCCGATCCAGTATCGCGCGGTCGATCTCGACGAGGCACGCACGCGCCTCCGCGAGCGCCTCGACAGGGAGGAGGATCGCGCGTTCGACTACCTCGAATCCGCCCGCCGGGAACGCGCCGACGAGAACGAGGCGCAGGAAGATATCTGGACGGTTCAAGGAACCGATACGATCGACGGTCGGGTCGTCACACTCATCGAGGACGCCGACGACCGGGTCGTCTTCGGCGCACGCGAGGAGGGGACGTTCGACGACGCCGTCGCCGACGCGCTGACGGCGTCGAGCGAGCGCGGCGTCGCGGTGACGATCGTCAATGGCGACCGAACACGCGAGCGCTTCGGCGAAGACGTCTCGTTCCGTGCGACGACCGATGCACCGAACGACGAACGGAGCGGGCGCGTGCTCGTCGTCGATGCCGACACGGTGCTCATCAGCGTCACCGGCGGCGACGGACTGCCGGCCGTCGATCACGAGGCGGCCATCTGGAGCGCCCACACGGGCTTCGCGACGGTGCTCGTCGGCCTGCTCGACGTCTGGTTCGATCAGTATCTCGAAGACGGCTGATCCACGCCTCGATCCGTACCGTGATTTTTCCGTCAGTCGTCCCACGTAGCCAGCCCGGCCAACCGCTCGGCGTACTCACCGATCGTCGTCGGGCCGAGCGCTCCATTCTCGGTGACGACCGTGATCGCGTCGGCGGGCGTGCAGTCGAACGTCGGGTTCAGCACCTCGATGTCGGCATCGCCATCGTAGACAGCCTCGGGATCGCCCGGCTCGAAGCGTGCGTCGGCGTCGGTGGCGATCTTGTCACCCGCGGCGACGGCGTGGACGGGAACGTCCTCGCGGGCGGCAGCGATGGCGACCGCACGCGTGCCGACCTTGTTCATGACGCTCCCGTCCGGGAGAATCGTGTCGGCTCCGACGAGCACGCTATCGATGGCGTGCTCGGCAAGAACGTGCGCAGCGGCCGCATCCACTACGAGTGTCACCCGTCGATCATCGTCACTCGCGAGCGCTTCGGCGACGCCGACACCCTCGCGTGCGGGCCGCGACTCGGCGATGATCACCCGCTCGACGGTCGCCTCGCGAAGCGCCTCCAGCACCGTCCCCGATCGCGAGAGCGTCAGGACGGTGCCCGAGAGCCGGGCTGCTGCTTCGCTGGCGGCCCGCGAATCGGCGTCGAGCACCCGCTGGATTCCCTGGTGTGCGGATTCCTCGATAGCCGCCGGCGTCCGTGCGTTTGCCTCCGCCATTACTCGATTGACTCGATTCTCAATGGCTGCCATGCTCGGTCGCACTGTCCGGAGATTCCGCGCGAGCGTCGCGAGGTCGTTCCAGCCGTTCGCCTCGTCTCCACCTGTCGTTGCGAGCACGCTGGCGCGATCCCTGAGCATCTCCAGTGCGCGCAGTGAGAGCCACGCCGAGCCGTGATCGCCGTCCTCACGTATCGTCTCGATTGTCGGCGCGACGCGTGCGTAGGCTTTCCAGAGATCGGGGACCGTTTCGCGACGACGGATTTCGATCGGCGAGACCCACGCGAACTCGGCGGTGGTCTCGTCGTTCGTCTCGACTGCCCGCGAGTCACAGTCGAACAGGTACGGATGGACCCGCCAGCGCGTTTCGCGGTCGGTGTCTTCGACGGTGAATGGCTTGCCAGCACGGACGAGCGAGACGGCATCGTCTACCCCCATCTGTTCACTGACCACCACGCGTGCGGCTTCGTCGGGATCGTCATCAGCGCCGTCGATGAGGCTGCTCCACCGATCGACGTTCGAGTCAATCCCGTCGCCGCCCCTGACCAAGAGTATCTCGCCGCGATTGCGGAGGAAACAGGTGACACGAGGTTCGTCCATACCAGTCGTAGCTACTCGCGGCGTTTCAAGATAGTGCGGAGAGGAGGAACCGGATTCGATCGGTCGCCAGTATTGGCACGACCCGAAGTACGGAAGTGGCTACCCGGCGATTGCCGTGTATGAACGTCTCACCCGTCACGGATCTCCCCGAAATCGGTGCCGGCGACGATCTCGCTGCGCTGATCGCCGAGCGGGCCGACGGCGACGCCGACGTGGTCTGCATGGCGAGCACCATCGTCTCGAAGGCCGAGGGCCGGGCGCGCGATCTCGCCGACTTCCCGGCCGGCCCGCGCGCACACGAGATCGCCGACCGACTGGCCGAGCTCTCCGGCGACGAGAAGGATCCCCGGTTCGCACAGGCCGTCCTGGAGGAGAGCACCGAACTCCTGATGGACGAACCGTTCCTCCTGACCGAGACGCGGTTCGGACACGTTTCGGTGAACGCCGGCATCGACCGCTCGAACGTCCCCGACAACGATATCCTCCTCCTGCCGAAACGCCCGAGCGAGAGCGCGCGCCGGCTCAGCGACGAACTCGGCGTTCCGGTGATCGTCACCGACACCTGCGGGCGACCGTTCCGACACGGCCAGCGCGGCGTGGCCATCGGCTGGGCCGGCCTGCCCGCCAGCCGCGACTGGCGCGGCGAACACGACCGCGACGGCCGCGAACTCGGTGTCACCGTCGAGTCCGTGGTGGACGAACTCGCGGCGGCGGCGAACCTCGTGCTCGGCGAAGGCGCGGGCGGGAACCCCGTCGCCGTCGTGGATGGGTTCGACGTGGACGGGTTCGACGGCAGCGACAACCTCTTTCGCGCCGTCGAGGGTGATTTCGTCCGGCAGGCGCTCCGGGGGTGGTCGTATGCAGGGCATTGAACTCACCCCGGAACGACCCACGCGACGCACCGTCGATCTCGGCGAGCGGGCCGCTCAGGCGGGGTTCGACACGATCTTCGCGAGCCACCACTACAACAACCGCGATCCCTTCGCAGCGCTCTCGCTGCTCGCCGATCGCACCGACGACGTCCGTCTCGGCCCGGGTGTGACGAACCCCTACGAGACCCACCCGGTGACGCTCGCCTCGCGCGTGGCGACGCTTGACGAACTCTCGGACGGCCGAGCGGTCTTCGGCGTCGGACCGGGCGATCCCTCGACGCTCGAAAACCTCAGCCTCGGCGAGCGCCGTGGGCTCCGCTCCGTCCTCGAATCGTTCAAAACCGCACAGGAACTCTGGGCGGGCGAGCGCGTCGATCACGACGGCACGTTCGGCGCACACGACGCCGGCCTGAACTACGAGGTCGGCGAGATTCCGGTCTACGTCGGTGGTGAGGGGCCACACATGTGCCGGATGGCGGCCAAACACGCCGATGGACTGCTGTTCAACGGTTCACATCCCGACGACGTCGCGTGGGCGGCCGATCAGGTCGACCAGGGTCTCGACGAGCGACCCGACGAGTATGGAGAATTCGATTTCACGGCGTACGCGAGCGTGAGCATCGCCGAGGACGGCGAGGCCGCACGCGAGGCAGCCCGCCCGCCGGTGGCGTTTATCGCTGCCGGTGCGCCGCCGCCCGTCATCGAGCGCCACGGACTCGACGGCGAGCGCGCGGACGCGATCGGCGAGGCGATCTCGGCCGGCGAGTTCGATACTGCGTTCGAGCGTGTGAGCGACGCGATGATCGACGCGTTCTGTATGGCCGGCACGCCCGAAACGGTCGAAAAACGGCTGTCGGCGGTGTTGGAACACGCCGACAGCATCGTGATCGGCTCGCCGCTCGGGCCCGACGTCGAGGAAGCTATCGACCTTGCTGGGGCGGTGTGCGACCGAAGCCGTCGGGAGTGAGTCCCGAGAGCAGTCCGCCGATGGCGAGATAGGCGAACAGCCCGAACGCGACGATCCAGATGAGGGTGCTCGACAGGATCAGTGCTGCCGAGAGCGGGTCGCCGAGCGCGACGCCGGTCACGATGTTCGTCAGCTCGGCGAGATTGCCGAGCAGTTCGAAGACGACGTTTGCCATACCGTTCCGTTGCTGGCGAGGGTACTTGTGCCTACTGACCCGTCTTCCAGACGAGCCCCTCGAACCGTCCCTCCAGTACCGTCTCACCCGCACGACGGCAGACGACCGCACAGGCGATCTCGTATCTGTCTTCTCGCTCGTCGACGCTCTCGGTCGTCACTTCGCAGGTAATCGGTTCGCCTGTGTAGACCGGTTCGAGGAACTCGAACTCCATCGAGCGCGCGAGCACGCCGAGCTCGCCCCCGATCTTGGTCGGGAGCGTCGCCGTGAGCAATCCCTGGACGACCAGCCGGCCTTCCGAATCGGGCTCGGTGTGGATCGCCTGCTGGTCGCCCGACACCTCGCCGAACTGTTCGACGTCCGCGTGCGTGAAGGTGCGCTCGAAGACGTGCACGTCGCCGTCCGCGGGCTCGCTCGCCATGACCACCCGTCTCGGCCCGCGCGCATAACTCCCTCGCCATCGGGAGGCGAGCTATTATACTCTCGCTGCCCGTCGTTGCGGTATGACGTGGGAGACCGTCGATCTCGACCGAAACGAGGGCGTGGCGACCATCACCATCGACCGACCGGACGCGCTGAACGCGATGAACGTCGAGACGCTCGACGCGCTCTCCGAGGCGCTCGACGAGGCACGCGACGCCCGCGCGCTCGTGCTCACCGGGGCCGGCGACGACGCGTTCGTCGCGGGCGCGGACATCGGCTACATGGCTGAGCTCTCGGTGGCCGAAGCGCAGGCCTACGCCGAACTCGGCCATCGCGTCACCGACACGATCGAGACGTTTCCCGCGCCGGTGATCGCCGCTATCAATGGCTACGCCTTCGGCGGCGGCTGCGAATTCGCGCTCGCGGCCGATCTGCGGGTCGCCGCCGAAAACGCTGTCCTCGGCCAGACCGAGATCGATCTCGGCATCGTCCCTGGCTGGGGCGGCACCCAGCGCCTCTCGCGACTCGTCGGCGACGAACGCGCCCGCCGGCTGGTCTTCTTCGGCGAGCGCGTCGACGCAGCGGAGGCTCGCGAGATCGGTCTGGTCGGCGAGGTCGTCGCCGATGGCGACCTCGACGATCACGTCGCCGACATGGCCGCCGACCTCGCGGCGAAGCCCGCACACGCCCTCCAGGCGGCCAAGGAGTCGCTGAATCAGGTCCACGAATCCCACCTCTCGGCGGGACTGACCTACGAACGCCGCCTCTGGAGCGGCCTCTTCGGCACGCACGACCAGCGCGAGGGCATGACGGCGTTCGTCGAGGATCGCGAGCCCGACTTCGAGTAACCCCGATCGTGTCGACAGCGGTCGATCCCGACGTTTAACTTCGACCGCACGCCTACCTACCGAGTATGGAGTTCTGCGACGAGTGCGGCTCGATGATGAAGACCGACGACGGCGTGTGGGTCTGCGACAACTGTGGCTACACCAAACCGCGCGACGATGCGAAGGAGGCAGCGATGACGACCACACAAGGCCAGGAGGAGACCGAAATCATCGACGTCAGCGACGCCGAGGATCGGGGACTTCCCACGACCGAAGTCCACTGCTCCGAATGTGGCAACGACGAAGCCTACTGGTACATGCAACAGATCCGCTCGGCCGACGAATCCGAAACGCGATTCTTCGTCTGTACGGAGTGCGAACACCGCTGGCGCGAGGACGATCACTAAACACCCACTTTTTTAGACGGGGGAATCGCGCTCGCTCCCTTCGGTCGCTCGCGCTCAACCCCCAACCAAAAACCTGGACTAAAAACGTCTGCTCGTTCGCGCTTCGCGCTCACTCGCAGTGAACCGCGCTCACTGCGTTCGCGCGGACGATCTTCAACACAGCACCGCAACCGCCGACCGCACAGCACCGCAGAAGCCCTCACTCGCTCCCTCCGGAAGAGCGAAGCCCTTCCGTGCTCTCGTTCGCTTCGCTCACCAGAGCTCCGGTCGCTCGTTCGCCCTTCATCCACCAGGAGAGCCGTGCTCTCCTGAGTCTGCGGTCGCAGAGCGACCGCAGACGCCAGGCACCGCCAACCGCACAGCGGCCGCACCGCTGCCGCGCGGCGGCGTCACTCCATGGCGTCGAGCAGCATGCGCGCACCGAGATCGATCTCGCGCTCGGTGACGTCGAGCGGCGGGAGGATCCGGAGCGTCTTGTTCCCGCAGGCGAGCGTGAGCAGCCCGCTCTGGAAGGCGTTTTCGAGGACCGCATCGCGGGTGTCGGCGGTGTCGAACTCGATGGCGAGCATCAAGCCCTTCCCGCGCACGTCGACGACCGATTCGGGGGCCGCGTCGCGAAGATGTTGCTTGAACTGGCGACCGCGCGCGACGGCGTTGTCCATCAGGTCGTACTCCTGGATCGCGTCGATCGTGAGCGCACCCTGCATCGAGGCGATGATGTCGCCGGCACCCCACGTCGAGGAGATCCGTCCCTTCTCCTCGGGGAAGACGTCCGAGCGCGAGATCGTCGCGCCGACGCGCAGTCCCTTCGCGGCCGTGATGACGTCGGGCTCGATTGGGTAGTGATCGGCACCCCACCACTCGCCCGTCCGGCCCATCCCGGCCTGGATCTCGTCGGCGATCAGCGTGATGTCGTACTGCTCGCAGACGTCGGCGATCTCCTCCATGAAGGCGTCGCTCGGGAATCGATAGCCGCCCTCGCCCTGGATCGGCTCCATGACGAGGTAGGCGACTTCCTCGGGCGCGACCGACCCCTCGTCGCTCAGCATTCGGCGGAGCTGCGAGCCCTCGCCGGTGAAAAAGCCACACGAACAGTCTCCATCACTACAGGTTCGATCACTGCAGAACGGCACATCGTGGATCCCCGCGATCTCGGGGTAGTCACGGCGATAGACCGACTTCGAGCGGTTGAGCGAGAGCGCGCCGAGTGTCCGACCGTGGAACGCTCCCTGGAAGGTGATACCGTAGGAGCCACCGCCGTCGTAGCAGATCTTGATGGCGTTCTCGATCGCTTCGGCTCCCGAGTTCGAGAGGAACACCTTGTCCATGTCGTACGCGCTCGTCAGATCCGTGAGCCGCTCCATCAGCCCCGCCGGACCGGGGAAATCGGGATCGTCGGGCGAGCCAGCCCCCACATAGAAATCGTGGCCAGCGGTCTTCAGCGGGTCGACGAGATCGAACTCGGCCATCGGCTCGGTGATCTTCGGGTTGTTGTAGCCGAGCGGGGCGGCCCCGACGTGGCAGGTGAAATCCAGGAAGACGTTACCGTCGGCGTCGGTACAGAACGGTCCCTCGGCGGGTGCGGTCGGATCCCAGACGAACTCGTAGACGTAGGTGCTCGGAGCAGCGACGTCCTGCTGGCGCTCGACCCACTCACGGGCACGCGGGCCCGGTAGCTCACTGACACGGGGTGCTGTGGTATCCCGGTCCATGCTCAACACCGTCGGCCTGGCTTCTTAACTAATTCGTTTCGGTTGGTGCAATATTCATCAGACGTCGACGTATTGGTCTTCCCACTCGCGACGGGCGTCGATCTCGCGCTGGCCACGACGGGTGATCTTGTAGTAATTCGTCCGTCTGTCGATCTGACCTTTCTCGACGAGCCCCTTGTCGACGAGCGTGTCGAGGTTCGGATACAGCCGTCCGTGATGTATTTCGGTCTCGTAGTACTCTTCGAGTTCGTCTTTGATCGCCAGCCCGTGGGGCTCTTCCTTGCCGGCAATGGCGTACAGCAGGTCGCGCTGGAATCCTGTCAGATCGTGCATCGTACTCCGTTACTGGTAAGTGGATGATTCGTATAAGTATATCGAAACTGTCTGCTCGCCGAAACGGTTGCGCCGGAAAAATGCAAGCGGGTTTCGCATCGCTGTCGCTCGTCAATCGAACCTGTCTCTCGACGATCGACCGCCACGGCGAGCCGGAGGCTGGCTATCGGTCGTGTATCAAGGAAAGCGCCCGCGCGGGAGAAAAGCCCGCGTCGGGCGCTCGCCGCCCTGAATTGGTCCCCGCTGACGCTTCGGCCCTCCAAGCGAAGCGTCACTCGTATCCTGTGGACTGTGACACTTAACCTTATCGGCCGACCGTCACATGTGCTCCTCTTCGAGCGCCCAGCCGAGCGCGCGCCGGTAGTAGGTAAACATCTGCCTGACGCCCTCGTGGTTCATCTCCTCGTCGTCCAGTTCGTCCATGAGGAACTCGTACTGCTCACGGATTTCCTCCTCGTCACGCATATCGGCTCGACGGGATCAACCCCCATGAACCTTCACCCGTCAGGCACGCTCGCGACCGGCGATTCCGTGCCAGATCGCGTTGACCAGTCGCGTCTCGCCGCTACCTTCCGCATCGTCCCATCCGCGGGCGAGCGCGTCCGCCAGCGTATCGAGATCGTGGTTCTCGAAGTTGTTCGCGTCCCGAAAATCGGCGAGCGCCGCGCGTTCGTCCTCGCCGAACTCGCCCGATGCTCCCTCGGCGAATCCTGCTTTGACGAGTGCTTCCGTGACTGCCTCGGCAGTCTCCCCGTCCAGTTCTCGAAATGTGTCAGGCGGTTCGCGTTCGAGAAGCGTCACGTCGTAGACGCGGAAGACCCGTTCGAGCTCGTCGATCGGGCTCTCGTGATCGTCGACGCGGACGTCGATCCAGCGATCGTTGCCCGCGTCGTAACCACCGTCGGGTTTCACGACGTAGAGCGCCGCCGACTGCTCGCCACGGGCGTCCCCACCGGCCTCGTTGCCCGCCTGCAGCGCGGCGATGAGCCGCTCGGGCAGGCCGCCCACGGTCGATTCGTACGTGTCGGCCATCGCCTCGATCGTCGCGCGGTTTTCGAGGATGTTACCCTGAACAGTGTAGTTCTCGCCCTGGATGTCGCCGGCGAACTCGAAACAGTCCGCACCGGTGAACGCCGCAACCGAGCCGTCCC belongs to Halococcus qingdaonensis and includes:
- a CDS encoding efflux RND transporter permease subunit; the protein is MVDYQRYIDWIDEWITERPRTVVIAFVLLTLVFAGGLANISTDAGTSQFTEDSPAQAALDDIDQEFSPSFSKGNGSTQLIQSGSNVLAKDELLAMLEAQQRLEDHESQRVVSASSAAGIVAQTIDPNATTVDAQIRTLDGATQSEIESAIRTAAAGPGFTGLVSNDFDRQSVSASATIGTVQHDVLGGVSSSSAGTGGSSPLMDIQTRGQEIVGSVDSDIRVFGSGIISDEFTNIIFDSLVIVVPAASLLILFFLVFAYRDPIDLLLGVLALVMAIIWTFGFTGLAGLPFSQMLIAVPPLLLAVGIDFGIHAINRYREERVQDVGISQSMRTATDQLLVAFFIVTGTTVVGFAANGISGLGPIRQFGLIAAVGIVFTFLIFGIFLPAAKVWGDQLRIEYGIPEFGLSPLGEEGSILGRILLVGVGAARRAPYVILALTVVLTVVSGAYATGVDTSFSQDDFLPPEELPGYVEDLPEPFAPGTYTVTDTTNFLEDRFSTTQGSSVTIFVEGPLRADSALESIQRANDDPPDAFVASNRTADADSIVGVIDDYAAQSPEFAQLVARNDVDDDGVPDDNLGEIYDALLDSPFRAQALQYITEDYRSAQVVYSTESDASNDEIASDARALADRYRFSATATGQTLVLEAVSGTILTSAIRSLVAALIVTAIFLVLVYYVIEGRPSLGLVNLAPIVVSVALLAGSMRLLGIPFNALTATILSIAIGLGVDYSAHFVHRFIDEYHEFDEQLFPALEETVRGTGGALTGSMLTTTTGIGVLALAITPILGQFGLVVALSIFFAYLTAMLVTPSVFVAWEALT
- a CDS encoding transcription factor S; amino-acid sequence: MEFCDECGSMMKTDDGVWVCDNCGYTKPRDDAKEAAMTTTQGQEETEIIDVSDAEDRGLPTTEVHCSECGNDEAYWYMQQIRSADESETRFFVCTECEHRWREDDH
- a CDS encoding NUDIX domain-containing protein; this translates as MDEPRVTCFLRNRGEILLVRGGDGIDSNVDRWSSLIDGADDDPDEAARVVVSEQMGVDDAVSLVRAGKPFTVEDTDRETRWRVHPYLFDCDSRAVETNDETTAEFAWVSPIEIRRRETVPDLWKAYARVAPTIETIREDGDHGSAWLSLRALEMLRDRASVLATTGGDEANGWNDLATLARNLRTVRPSMAAIENRVNRVMAEANARTPAAIEESAHQGIQRVLDADSRAASEAAARLSGTVLTLSRSGTVLEALREATVERVIIAESRPAREGVGVAEALASDDDRRVTLVVDAAAAHVLAEHAIDSVLVGADTILPDGSVMNKVGTRAVAIAAAREDVPVHAVAAGDKIATDADARFEPGDPEAVYDGDADIEVLNPTFDCTPADAITVVTENGALGPTTIGEYAERLAGLATWDD
- a CDS encoding 5,10-methylenetetrahydromethanopterin reductase; the protein is MQGIELTPERPTRRTVDLGERAAQAGFDTIFASHHYNNRDPFAALSLLADRTDDVRLGPGVTNPYETHPVTLASRVATLDELSDGRAVFGVGPGDPSTLENLSLGERRGLRSVLESFKTAQELWAGERVDHDGTFGAHDAGLNYEVGEIPVYVGGEGPHMCRMAAKHADGLLFNGSHPDDVAWAADQVDQGLDERPDEYGEFDFTAYASVSIAEDGEAAREAARPPVAFIAAGAPPPVIERHGLDGERADAIGEAISAGEFDTAFERVSDAMIDAFCMAGTPETVEKRLSAVLEHADSIVIGSPLGPDVEEAIDLAGAVCDRSRRE
- a CDS encoding TrmB family transcriptional regulator produces the protein MSEHDEAVAALKRLGLSSYEAQVFIALQRLDTATVREVDRTTEVPRSQIYGAAEDLAERGLVDIQQSTPIQYRAVDLDEARTRLRERLDREEDRAFDYLESARRERADENEAQEDIWTVQGTDTIDGRVVTLIEDADDRVVFGAREEGTFDDAVADALTASSERGVAVTIVNGDRTRERFGEDVSFRATTDAPNDERSGRVLVVDADTVLISVTGGDGLPAVDHEAAIWSAHTGFATVLVGLLDVWFDQYLEDG
- a CDS encoding enoyl-CoA hydratase/isomerase family protein translates to MTWETVDLDRNEGVATITIDRPDALNAMNVETLDALSEALDEARDARALVLTGAGDDAFVAGADIGYMAELSVAEAQAYAELGHRVTDTIETFPAPVIAAINGYAFGGGCEFALAADLRVAAENAVLGQTEIDLGIVPGWGGTQRLSRLVGDERARRLVFFGERVDAAEAREIGLVGEVVADGDLDDHVADMAADLAAKPAHALQAAKESLNQVHESHLSAGLTYERRLWSGLFGTHDQREGMTAFVEDREPDFE
- a CDS encoding coenzyme F420-0:L-glutamate ligase, encoding MNVSPVTDLPEIGAGDDLAALIAERADGDADVVCMASTIVSKAEGRARDLADFPAGPRAHEIADRLAELSGDEKDPRFAQAVLEESTELLMDEPFLLTETRFGHVSVNAGIDRSNVPDNDILLLPKRPSESARRLSDELGVPVIVTDTCGRPFRHGQRGVAIGWAGLPASRDWRGEHDRDGRELGVTVESVVDELAAAANLVLGEGAGGNPVAVVDGFDVDGFDGSDNLFRAVEGDFVRQALRGWSYAGH
- a CDS encoding MaoC/PaaZ C-terminal domain-containing protein, which encodes MASEPADGDVHVFERTFTHADVEQFGEVSGDQQAIHTEPDSEGRLVVQGLLTATLPTKIGGELGVLARSMEFEFLEPVYTGEPITCEVTTESVDEREDRYEIACAVVCRRAGETVLEGRFEGLVWKTGQ